In Pelmatolapia mariae isolate MD_Pm_ZW linkage group LG8, Pm_UMD_F_2, whole genome shotgun sequence, one genomic interval encodes:
- the LOC134633101 gene encoding carbohydrate sulfotransferase 15-like, with amino-acid sequence MTHMDYKYSLLGSTVEDYRKRPLLLQVDETPMNLFAILEVKRDLPRRWSNLGWFRKIRVYSFLFGLAVMFLITASYILTGDKKGLLLTPSPYHFSSLVSPGPLTFNLSSVKDYIHIKMVVKSIASKVEFQSSRQLPELKALVKSEPHMFSVIPRKFLPGVKNPCWYEEYTGNITSDPYRTNLYGRYSRRFRTVFQHLRNTFHEHLLHHNRKLYRMRCLPYFYIIGQPKCGTTDLYDRLKLHPDVKFTTFKEPHWWTRKRFGIIRLSEGFHDRYPVEDYLDLFDQAAYQIQGNLTANTSGSSQPNMIIGEASASTMWDNNAWVYFYDNTTKGQPPFLIQDFIHALQPDARFIVMLRDPVERLYSDYLYFGSANKSAEDFHEKVSESLQLFEGCLTEFTMRSCVYNTTVNNAMPVRLQVGLYIVYLMDWLTVFSREQILVLRLEDHASNRKYTMHQVFEFLNLGPLTKEIESEITRSPASNTRRPADKNLGPMLPITKDILRDFYTPFNEKLAKVLQNDSFLWENNSKL; translated from the exons ATGACACACATGGACTACAAGTACAGCCTGCTGGGCTCCACGGTGGAGGACTACCGCAAGAGACCGCTACTCCTGCAGGTGGATGAAACACCTATGAACCTGTTTGCAATTCTGGAGGTAAAACGGGATCTACCAAGACGATGGAGCAACCTGGGGTGGTTCCGAAAGATCCGTGTCTACAGCTTCCTGTTTGGCCTGGCTGTCATGTTCCTCATCACGGCTTCATACATTCTGACTGGGGACAAAAAGGGCCTTCTCCTCACCCCTTCTCCCTATCACTTCAGCAGCCTAGTCAGCCCAGGACCTTTAACCTTTAATCTCTCCTCAGTCAAGGATTACATACATATTAAAATGGTGGTCAAATCCATTGCATCTAAGGTGGAGTTTCAGAGCAGTAGACAGCTTCCGGAGCTTAAAGCACTGGTTAAGAGTGAGCCACAT ATGTTTTCTGTTATCCCTCGCAAATTTCTGCCTGGTGTCAAGAACCCCTGCTGGTATGAGGAATACACTGGGAATATCACTTCCGACCCATACAGGACAAACTTATATGGACGCTATTCGCGGCGCTTCAGAACAGTTTTCCAGCACTTGAGGAACACTTTCCATGAACATTTGCTtcatcacaacaggaaactctACCGCATGCGGTGCCTTCCTTATTTCTATATCATTGGTCAGCCAAAGTGCGGCACAACAGACCTGTATGATAGACTAAAGCTGCACCCGGACGTCAAGTTCACAACTTTCAAAGAGCCACACTGGTGGACCCGCAAACGTTTTG GTATCATTCGTCTCAGTGAGGGCTTCCATGATCGATACCCAGTGGAAGACTACTTGGACTTGTTTGATCAGGCTGCTTACCAAATCCAGGGCAACCTCACAGCAAATACCAGCGGATCCAGCCAACCTAATATGATCATAG GAGAAGCCAGCGCATCCACCATGTGGGATAACAACGCTTGGGTATATTTCTATGACAACACAACAAAGGGACAGCCTCCCTTCCTTATCCAGGACTTCATCCATGCCCTGCAGCCTGATGCCCGCTTCATTGTCATGCTCAGGGATCCAGTGGAAAG GCTGTACTCTGACTACCTTTACTTTGGTAGTGCCAATAAGTCTGCAGAGGATTTCCACGAGAAGGTGTCAGAGTCACTGCAGTTGTTTGAGGGGTGCCTTACGGAGTTCACAATGCGCTCCTGTGTGTACAACACCACCGTCAACAACGCCATGCCA GTCAGATTGCAAGTTGGCTTATACATTGTGTACTTAATGGACTGGCTGACCGTCTTCAGCAGGGAACAAATTCTGGTCCTAAGGTTGGAAGACCATGCCTCTAACAGGAAATACACAATGCATCAAGTCTTCGAGTTCCTTAACCTGG GGCCGCTGACAAAAGAAATTGAGTCAGAAATCACAAGAAGCCCAGCGTCAAACACCAGGAGGCCAGCTGACAAAAACCTAGGACCCATGCTGCCCATCACTAAAGACATCCTGCGGGACTTCTACACGCCGTTCAATGAAAAATTGGCCAAAGTGCTGCAGAATGACTCCTTCCTCTGGGAGAATAACTCTAAACTCTGA